From the genome of Bosea sp. Tri-49, one region includes:
- a CDS encoding ABC transporter ATP-binding protein gives MTADTTAAIEVRGLEKIFFNTQDGPAGGVRDVAFTLKPGTFFTLLGPSGCGKTTTLRCIAGLEQPDRGLIRVGTQPLFDDARGVNVPLNRRNIGMVFQSYAIWPHMSVFENVAFPLRVSKGHGFDRSQIERMTNDALKRVGLDGYGSRSATRLSGGQQQRVALARAIVRQPKLLLLDEPLSNLDATLREEMRTELKRLQQEVGVTTIYVTHDQAEALEMSDLVAVMDRGRIVQLDHPREIYFRPANRFVAGFVGATNLLDGTLAAEPDSRGVARVSLGAAGEVGCLLQGGITVGQPVAVSIRPEAFALRTPQEPVPDGSSRLHGTVELSGFLGNMMRYRVRVAGGVLQVSAGAETVFDNGTAVCLDVRDEAVLGLASEARAEAA, from the coding sequence ATGACGGCGGATACCACCGCAGCGATCGAGGTTCGGGGCCTCGAGAAGATCTTCTTCAACACGCAGGACGGTCCGGCTGGCGGCGTCCGCGATGTCGCGTTCACGCTGAAGCCCGGCACCTTCTTCACCCTGCTCGGGCCTAGTGGCTGCGGCAAGACCACGACCCTGCGCTGCATCGCCGGGCTGGAGCAGCCGGATCGTGGCTTGATCCGCGTCGGCACGCAGCCGCTCTTCGATGATGCCCGCGGCGTCAACGTGCCGCTCAACCGGCGCAATATCGGCATGGTCTTCCAGTCCTACGCGATCTGGCCGCATATGAGCGTGTTCGAAAACGTCGCCTTCCCTTTGCGCGTCTCAAAGGGGCACGGCTTCGACCGCTCGCAGATCGAGCGGATGACCAATGATGCGCTGAAGCGGGTCGGCCTCGACGGCTATGGCAGCCGCTCCGCGACGCGCCTGTCCGGCGGCCAGCAGCAGCGCGTCGCGCTTGCCCGCGCCATCGTGCGCCAGCCGAAGTTGCTGCTGCTCGACGAGCCGCTCTCCAATCTCGATGCGACCCTGCGCGAGGAGATGCGCACCGAACTGAAGCGGCTGCAGCAGGAGGTCGGCGTCACCACGATCTACGTGACGCACGACCAGGCCGAGGCGCTCGAAATGTCGGATCTCGTCGCGGTCATGGATCGCGGCCGGATCGTCCAGCTCGATCATCCGCGCGAGATCTATTTCCGGCCGGCCAATCGTTTTGTCGCCGGCTTCGTCGGCGCGACCAATCTGCTCGACGGCACGCTCGCCGCGGAGCCCGACAGCCGTGGTGTTGCCAGGGTCAGCCTGGGCGCGGCCGGAGAGGTCGGCTGCCTGCTGCAGGGCGGCATCACTGTCGGCCAGCCTGTTGCCGTTTCGATCAGGCCTGAGGCCTTTGCGCTCCGGACGCCGCAGGAGCCGGTGCCGGACGGCTCGAGCCGCCTTCACGGCACAGTCGAGCTCTCCGGCTTCCTCGGCAACATGATGCGCTATCGCGTGCGGGTGGCAGGCGGCGTGCTTCAGGTCAGTGCCGGGGCCGAGACGGTGTTCGACAACGGCACTGCGGTCTGCCTCGACGTGCGCGACGAGGCCGTGCTGGGCCTTGCCTCGGAGGCACGGGCCGAGGCCGCCTGA
- a CDS encoding RidA family protein, whose protein sequence is MTTIQHNPASIAPPARNLYSHGVETRGPGRQLFIAGQVGVRPDGSVPEAFDDQVRHMMQNIGAVLASAGMGFDDIVKITAYCRSAEEIIGYAGIRNGYFSDKPPATTAFVVGGLANPAWLIEADAIAFKAD, encoded by the coding sequence ATGACCACGATCCAGCACAACCCGGCCTCGATCGCGCCGCCCGCCCGCAATCTCTATTCGCACGGCGTCGAGACACGTGGCCCTGGCCGCCAGCTCTTCATCGCCGGGCAGGTTGGCGTGCGGCCCGACGGCTCCGTCCCCGAAGCCTTCGACGATCAGGTCCGCCATATGATGCAGAATATCGGCGCCGTCCTCGCCTCGGCTGGCATGGGCTTCGACGATATCGTCAAGATCACCGCCTATTGCCGCAGCGCCGAGGAAATCATCGGCTATGCCGGCATCCGCAACGGCTACTTCTCCGATAAGCCACCAGCGACGACGGCCTTCGTGGTCGGCGGCCTCGCCAACCCCGCCTGGCTGATCGAGGCCGACGCTATCGCCTTCAAGGCGGACTGA
- a CDS encoding alpha/beta fold hydrolase codes for MSGANAAPAADQGVKPVPPPAPIKAAEGLVEVGDGHSIWYFDTGGDGVPVIFLHAGTGSGLVWLYQTPVFAEAGYRVIGYSRRGYHGSVVGDPAKPGTGAADLLKLVDHLKLVKFHLVGSAAGGMVATDFAVSHPQRLRSLVLSNTIVGIRDEDYRAIYKLIWPKEFDALPHDFKELGPSYRHLDQEGRRLWNELEHKAKTAKMESQAYENNVTWKSIAAWRMPVLVTTGDGDLYTPPSMARLVHSRIQGAEFSLIPDCGHSAYWERPDLWNDLVLGFIKKHNS; via the coding sequence ATGAGCGGCGCGAACGCTGCGCCGGCCGCCGATCAGGGTGTGAAGCCGGTGCCGCCGCCGGCGCCGATCAAGGCGGCCGAAGGTCTGGTCGAGGTCGGGGACGGGCACAGCATCTGGTATTTCGACACCGGCGGCGACGGCGTTCCGGTGATCTTCCTGCATGCCGGGACGGGCAGCGGGCTGGTCTGGCTCTATCAGACGCCGGTCTTCGCCGAGGCCGGCTATCGCGTCATCGGCTATTCCCGGCGCGGCTACCACGGCTCGGTCGTCGGCGATCCCGCCAAGCCCGGCACCGGAGCCGCTGACCTGCTCAAGCTGGTCGACCATCTCAAGCTGGTGAAGTTCCATCTTGTCGGCTCGGCCGCCGGCGGCATGGTCGCGACCGATTTCGCGGTGTCGCATCCGCAGCGCCTGCGCAGCCTCGTGCTCTCCAATACGATCGTCGGTATTCGCGACGAGGATTATCGGGCGATCTACAAGCTGATCTGGCCGAAGGAGTTCGACGCCCTGCCTCATGACTTCAAGGAGCTCGGTCCATCCTATCGCCATCTCGACCAGGAGGGTCGCCGCCTCTGGAATGAGCTGGAGCACAAGGCCAAGACGGCGAAGATGGAGAGCCAGGCCTACGAGAACAACGTCACCTGGAAGTCTATCGCCGCCTGGCGCATGCCGGTGCTGGTGACGACCGGCGACGGCGATCTCTACACGCCGCCCTCGATGGCGCGCCTCGTCCACTCCCGCATCCAGGGCGCTGAGTTCAGCCTCATCCCCGATTGTGGCCACTCCGCCTATTGGGAGCGACCGGACCTTTGGAATGATTTGGTCCTGGGCTTCATCAAGAAGCACAATTCCTGA
- a CDS encoding ABC transporter permease: protein MSIAIEAPRKSARSKTPSYWLRRYPLFILGCIGLAAIILLALFAPLIGTHDPVAINPAARLRPPSDAWLFGSDPFGRDVFSRVIWGGRVSLTVGIGVAALSVCLGLAIGMIAGFNRIADAILMRIMDGMMAIPGILLAVALVAIVKPSITTVVVAIAIPEVPRVVRLVRSVVLSIREQPYIEAARLSGVRFPGLLIRHVLPNTIAPLIVQASFVCASAILSEAYLSFLGLGIPPTTPTWGSVISEGRNVVQLAFWVVLYPSLFLGATVLFINLIGDGLRDMLDPRLARTL, encoded by the coding sequence ATGAGCATCGCCATCGAGGCCCCTCGCAAGAGCGCCAGGTCCAAGACGCCGAGCTATTGGCTCCGGCGCTATCCCCTCTTCATCCTCGGCTGCATCGGGCTGGCCGCGATCATCCTGCTCGCACTGTTCGCGCCGCTGATCGGGACGCATGATCCTGTCGCGATCAATCCGGCGGCCCGGCTGCGCCCGCCGAGCGATGCCTGGCTGTTCGGCTCCGATCCGTTCGGCCGCGACGTCTTCAGCCGGGTGATCTGGGGCGGGCGGGTCTCGCTCACGGTCGGCATCGGCGTCGCCGCGTTGTCGGTCTGCCTCGGCCTCGCGATCGGCATGATCGCCGGCTTCAACCGGATCGCGGATGCGATCCTGATGCGGATCATGGACGGGATGATGGCGATCCCCGGCATCCTGCTCGCCGTCGCGCTCGTCGCGATCGTCAAGCCGAGCATCACCACGGTCGTCGTGGCGATCGCGATTCCCGAAGTTCCACGCGTCGTGCGCCTCGTCCGCTCGGTCGTGCTCAGCATCCGCGAGCAGCCCTATATCGAGGCAGCGCGCCTGAGCGGTGTGCGTTTTCCCGGCCTGCTGATCAGGCATGTCTTGCCGAACACGATCGCGCCGCTGATCGTGCAGGCGAGCTTCGTCTGCGCCTCCGCGATCCTGTCGGAGGCCTATCTCAGCTTCCTCGGCCTTGGCATCCCGCCGACCACGCCGACCTGGGGCAGCGTGATCTCGGAGGGGCGCAATGTCGTGCAGCTCGCCTTCTGGGTCGTGCTCTATCCGAGCCTCTTCCTCGGAGCCACCGTGCTGTTCATCAACCTGATCGGCGACGGCCTGCGCGATATGCTCGACCCTCGCCTGGCGCGGACATTGTAA
- a CDS encoding alpha/beta fold hydrolase, whose protein sequence is MNAALPQGRARHEAQVDVGDGGRLWVWDTGGIGPAIVLLHASAGSGECWDLQWPVFAEAGYRVIGYSRRGHFGSEAGDAATTTPASTDLLGLVDTLALDRFHLIGTAAGGMVATDFAVSHPQRLLSFVISSSIVGLVDDDYQVVLHRLLPPEFEQLPHDFRELGPSYRAQCPEGVARWKVMLARSGIERVPLRFANRVRWVDLQCFDFPVLVLTGDADLYAPPANARLIASKIPGAHLAILPDSGHSPWWEVPELYNREILSFLGSVSR, encoded by the coding sequence GTGAACGCCGCCCTCCCCCAAGGCCGCGCCCGGCACGAAGCCCAAGTCGATGTCGGCGACGGCGGCCGGCTCTGGGTCTGGGATACGGGCGGCATTGGGCCGGCCATCGTCCTGCTGCACGCCTCGGCCGGCAGCGGCGAGTGCTGGGATCTGCAATGGCCGGTCTTCGCCGAAGCCGGCTACCGCGTCATCGGCTATTCCCGGCGCGGGCATTTCGGCTCCGAGGCCGGCGATGCGGCGACCACGACGCCGGCCTCGACCGATCTCCTCGGGCTGGTCGATACACTCGCGCTCGACCGCTTCCACCTGATCGGCACCGCCGCCGGCGGCATGGTCGCGACCGACTTTGCCGTCTCGCATCCGCAGCGCCTGCTCAGCTTCGTCATCTCCAGCAGCATCGTCGGGCTGGTCGATGACGATTATCAGGTGGTCCTGCATCGGCTGCTGCCGCCTGAGTTCGAGCAGCTCCCGCATGATTTCCGCGAGCTCGGCCCGTCCTACCGCGCGCAATGCCCTGAGGGTGTCGCCCGCTGGAAGGTAATGCTGGCGCGCTCGGGCATTGAGCGGGTTCCCTTGCGCTTCGCCAACCGCGTCCGCTGGGTCGATTTGCAGTGCTTCGACTTTCCGGTCCTCGTGCTGACCGGCGATGCCGATCTCTATGCCCCGCCGGCCAATGCGCGCCTGATCGCCAGCAAGATCCCCGGCGCGCACCTCGCCATCCTGCCCGATTCCGGCCATTCGCCCTGGTGGGAGGTGCCGGAGCTCTACAACCGCGAAATCCTGAGTTTTCTCGGCTCGGTGAGCCGCTAG
- a CDS encoding mandelate racemase/muconate lactonizing enzyme family protein: MAIPSTEADRIVAVEVRRCVQPQQDPAWRFALGGIPRLDGLIVTLRTASGLAGEGHVEAMAFYADDLAGSEAAIEVLRPVLLGADALHYAQTRDRLDKALSGHEAVKAGIDSALHELAARALQVPLHVLFGGARRQSVELQRILPLKDPQGMAADATRLAGLGYRCLKVKVDGDADLAEARVRAVRESVGPAIRLSADANQSYTPKAALRMIERIARHGVDLIEQPVPAADIAGLAFVSQRSPIAVEADEAIRSLRDIVTLISEGACDSFNLKGSVLGGLGKVFIAAQICEAAGRAYRVGTAYGPRLIAAQCLHLAAALPSFHYPVEFAEFDHLLDDPFTGLAAQAGKLALPQGVGSGLPQLSENT; the protein is encoded by the coding sequence ATGGCTATCCCTTCCACCGAGGCCGACCGGATCGTCGCCGTCGAGGTCAGGCGCTGCGTCCAGCCGCAGCAGGATCCCGCCTGGCGCTTCGCGCTGGGTGGCATCCCGCGCCTCGACGGCCTGATCGTGACATTGCGCACGGCTTCCGGCCTCGCCGGTGAGGGGCATGTCGAGGCCATGGCCTTCTATGCCGACGATCTCGCCGGCTCGGAGGCCGCAATCGAGGTGCTGCGCCCCGTCCTGCTCGGCGCCGATGCCTTGCATTACGCCCAGACGCGGGATCGTCTCGACAAGGCCCTGTCCGGGCACGAGGCGGTCAAGGCCGGCATCGACAGCGCGCTCCATGAGCTCGCTGCACGAGCCTTGCAGGTACCGCTGCATGTGCTCTTCGGCGGCGCGCGACGCCAAAGCGTCGAACTCCAGCGCATCCTGCCGCTGAAGGACCCGCAAGGCATGGCCGCGGACGCCACGCGGCTGGCAGGGCTGGGCTATCGCTGCCTCAAAGTGAAGGTCGACGGCGATGCCGATCTCGCCGAGGCCCGCGTCAGGGCCGTGCGCGAAAGCGTCGGCCCGGCCATCCGGCTCTCCGCCGACGCCAACCAGAGCTACACGCCGAAGGCCGCGCTGCGCATGATCGAGCGCATCGCCCGCCATGGTGTCGATCTCATCGAGCAGCCGGTCCCCGCCGCAGACATTGCCGGCCTGGCCTTCGTTTCGCAGCGCAGCCCGATCGCGGTCGAGGCGGACGAAGCGATCCGCTCGCTGCGCGACATCGTCACCCTGATCTCGGAAGGCGCCTGCGACAGTTTCAACTTGAAGGGCTCGGTGCTCGGCGGGCTCGGCAAGGTCTTCATCGCCGCCCAGATCTGCGAGGCAGCGGGACGCGCCTACCGGGTCGGGACGGCTTACGGCCCACGGCTCATCGCCGCGCAATGCCTGCATCTGGCCGCGGCGTTGCCGTCCTTCCATTACCCGGTCGAGTTCGCCGAATTCGACCATCTGCTCGATGATCCCTTCACCGGCCTGGCAGCCCAGGCAGGCAAACTCGCTCTACCGCAAGGTGTCGGCTCGGGGCTGCCGCAACTATCGGAGAATACTTGA
- a CDS encoding ABC transporter permease, producing MLAYILKRLLATIPVMATVAVIVFMLLHLTPGDPAALIGGDLATPEDLRRIREQLGLERPIAEQFLGWLWQVLQGDLGTSLFNQMPVAQLIAQRIEPTLIIGLTIMTFAVIVAIPLGVIAAWKAGSWIDQLIMTLAVIAFSMPIFLIGYLLIFKFSVELKWFPVRGYQPMSSGPAKFFSHLVLPSLTVSFIYIALLTRMTRATVLDVLNQDYMRTARAKGMATPRILAVHALKNAAVPIVTMVGIGLSSLLGGIVVTETVFAIPGIGRLMIDAIIRRDFPILQGVILVLSALYVLINLLIDLSYSLFDPRIRY from the coding sequence ATGCTGGCCTATATCCTCAAGCGCCTGCTCGCGACCATCCCGGTGATGGCGACCGTCGCGGTCATCGTCTTCATGCTGCTGCATCTGACGCCCGGCGACCCGGCCGCGCTGATCGGCGGCGACCTCGCGACGCCCGAGGATTTGCGCCGCATTCGCGAGCAGCTCGGCCTGGAGCGCCCGATCGCCGAGCAATTCCTCGGCTGGCTCTGGCAGGTCCTGCAGGGTGATCTCGGGACATCGCTGTTCAACCAGATGCCGGTCGCGCAATTGATCGCGCAGCGGATCGAGCCGACCCTGATCATCGGCCTGACGATCATGACCTTCGCGGTGATCGTCGCGATCCCGCTCGGCGTGATCGCCGCCTGGAAGGCCGGCAGCTGGATCGACCAGCTGATCATGACGCTCGCGGTCATCGCGTTCTCGATGCCGATCTTCCTGATCGGCTATCTCCTGATCTTCAAGTTCTCGGTCGAGCTGAAATGGTTCCCGGTCCGCGGCTATCAGCCGATGTCTTCAGGGCCGGCGAAATTCTTCTCGCATCTCGTGCTGCCGAGCCTGACCGTCAGCTTCATCTACATCGCCCTGCTGACGCGCATGACCCGTGCGACCGTGCTCGACGTGCTGAACCAAGACTATATGCGCACCGCCCGCGCCAAGGGCATGGCGACGCCGCGTATCCTCGCCGTGCATGCTCTGAAGAACGCCGCCGTGCCGATCGTCACCATGGTCGGCATCGGGCTGTCGTCGCTGCTCGGCGGCATCGTCGTCACCGAGACCGTCTTCGCCATCCCCGGCATCGGCCGCCTGATGATCGACGCGATCATCCGCCGCGACTTCCCGATCCTGCAGGGGGTGATCCTCGTGCTGTCGGCGCTCTACGTGCTGATCAACCTCCTGATCGACCTGTCCTATTCGCTGTTCGATCCGCGCATCCGCTATTGA
- a CDS encoding Bug family tripartite tricarboxylate transporter substrate binding protein → MDRRRFMATAGAAMLAPRSAGAQGYPVRPIRLIVTFAAGGPADLFARTLASGMSARLGQQVVIDNRPGGAAGLPAIDAIAKAGPDGYQLALVGAAALSTVPFMVAKMPFDWETSLTPLTLVSRVPEVITTNAKLGLKSLADLVAYAKKNPGKVNFGSAGLGSITHLASELFKAEAGVDITHVPYRGAAPAVTDLIAGHIDMVTADIPVLLPQIQAGNVNALAVTTDKRIKALPDVPTTAEVGFPKVVSDNWYGLVGPAGMPAEVSSRIHAAALATLRSDELLKQFESQEAISSPTSPDEFVAFIKAERAKWGPLIASIGVKLE, encoded by the coding sequence ATGGACAGGCGCAGATTCATGGCGACGGCCGGGGCAGCCATGCTGGCGCCGCGCAGCGCTGGCGCGCAGGGCTATCCCGTCAGGCCGATCCGCCTGATCGTGACCTTTGCGGCCGGCGGCCCGGCCGACCTGTTCGCCCGCACGCTCGCCAGCGGGATGAGCGCCCGGCTCGGCCAGCAGGTGGTCATCGACAATCGCCCGGGCGGCGCAGCGGGCCTGCCCGCCATCGACGCGATCGCGAAAGCAGGGCCGGACGGCTACCAGCTCGCTCTGGTCGGCGCGGCGGCGCTCTCGACCGTGCCGTTCATGGTCGCGAAGATGCCGTTCGATTGGGAGACGAGCCTGACGCCGCTCACTCTGGTGTCGCGCGTTCCGGAGGTGATTACCACCAACGCCAAGCTCGGCCTGAAGAGCCTCGCCGACCTCGTCGCCTACGCGAAGAAGAATCCGGGCAAGGTCAATTTCGGCTCGGCCGGGCTCGGCAGCATCACCCATCTTGCCAGCGAGCTGTTCAAGGCGGAAGCGGGGGTCGACATCACGCATGTGCCCTATCGTGGCGCGGCGCCGGCCGTGACCGACCTGATCGCTGGTCATATCGACATGGTCACGGCCGATATCCCGGTACTGCTGCCGCAGATCCAGGCCGGCAACGTCAATGCTCTGGCGGTCACCACGGATAAGCGGATCAAGGCCCTACCGGATGTCCCGACCACGGCGGAAGTTGGCTTTCCCAAGGTCGTCTCCGACAACTGGTACGGACTGGTCGGCCCGGCCGGGATGCCGGCGGAGGTGTCGAGCCGGATCCACGCCGCCGCCCTGGCGACGCTCCGCTCGGACGAGTTGCTGAAGCAGTTCGAGAGCCAGGAAGCGATCTCCTCGCCGACCTCCCCGGACGAGTTCGTCGCCTTCATCAAGGCCGAGCGAGCGAAATGGGGACCGCTGATCGCTTCGATCGGGGTCAAGCTCGAATAG
- a CDS encoding ABC transporter substrate-binding protein yields MNIRINFARAMRAAGVVIATSVATTALAQDKDTFRFAAATDIRVIDPIWSLEYNSRNHGYLVYDTLFAYDSKFQIKPQMVDSWTVSDDKLHYKFKLRPGLTWHDGAPVTAADCVASIKRWGQRDSIGQALIATAGEIKATGTDTFEIVLKEPFGHVLSALAKTGSPVPFMMPERIARTSGFEQIKEAIGSGPFIFARDEWMPGDKAVYKRFKGYKPRSEPSDFMSGGKIANVERMEWVFIPSGATAAAALMAGEVDWLEHPPSDLLPTLQNDKDITVRAVDPFGMQTMIRFNHIHPPFDNEKVRHAVLQTIEQGEYLRVLSDDKRSWEPCRSFYFCGTRFGRDLAPEQLLFKKNLDEAKKTLAASGYKGEKVVLLDAVDDAILHPVTVVLFDNLKAIGMNVELRATDGATIFALMLKQEPIAQGGWNIGPQYADSTNYSVPFLNNALRAGGVGKASIGWPKNEAIEALRTAFLKAPEAEQGAIADKIQQEAYTASLYGLTGQYKQLTAYRKSVDGLIDSPIPLFWNIRKK; encoded by the coding sequence ATGAACATCCGGATAAATTTTGCCCGTGCCATGCGCGCCGCGGGCGTCGTGATCGCTACCAGCGTGGCGACGACGGCGCTCGCGCAGGACAAGGATACGTTCCGCTTTGCCGCGGCGACCGATATCCGCGTTATCGATCCGATCTGGTCGCTGGAATACAACAGCAGGAACCACGGTTATCTCGTCTACGACACGCTGTTCGCTTACGATTCCAAGTTCCAGATCAAGCCGCAGATGGTCGATAGCTGGACCGTCTCCGACGACAAGCTGCACTACAAGTTCAAGCTGCGGCCCGGCCTGACCTGGCATGACGGCGCGCCGGTCACCGCCGCCGACTGCGTCGCTTCGATCAAGCGCTGGGGCCAGCGCGACTCCATTGGCCAGGCGCTGATCGCCACCGCCGGCGAAATCAAGGCGACCGGGACGGACACGTTCGAGATCGTGCTGAAGGAGCCGTTCGGCCACGTGCTCTCCGCGCTGGCCAAGACCGGTTCGCCGGTGCCGTTCATGATGCCCGAGCGCATCGCCAGGACCAGCGGCTTCGAGCAGATCAAGGAGGCCATCGGCTCCGGTCCATTCATCTTCGCGCGCGACGAATGGATGCCGGGCGACAAGGCTGTCTACAAGAGGTTCAAGGGCTACAAGCCGCGCTCCGAGCCCTCCGACTTCATGTCCGGCGGCAAAATCGCCAATGTCGAGCGCATGGAGTGGGTGTTCATCCCCAGCGGCGCCACCGCCGCCGCCGCATTGATGGCCGGCGAGGTCGACTGGCTCGAGCATCCGCCTTCCGACCTGCTGCCGACGCTGCAAAACGACAAGGATATCACCGTCCGCGCCGTCGATCCCTTCGGCATGCAGACCATGATCCGCTTCAACCATATCCATCCGCCCTTCGACAACGAGAAGGTCCGGCACGCCGTCCTGCAGACGATCGAGCAGGGCGAATATCTGCGTGTCCTCAGCGACGACAAGCGCAGCTGGGAGCCTTGCCGGAGCTTCTATTTCTGCGGCACCCGCTTCGGCCGGGACCTCGCGCCCGAGCAGTTGCTGTTCAAGAAGAACCTCGACGAAGCCAAGAAAACGCTCGCCGCCTCCGGCTACAAGGGCGAGAAGGTCGTGCTGCTCGACGCCGTCGACGACGCGATCCTGCATCCGGTCACCGTCGTGCTCTTCGACAACCTCAAGGCCATCGGCATGAATGTCGAGCTCCGGGCGACGGATGGCGCCACCATCTTCGCGCTGATGCTGAAGCAGGAGCCGATCGCGCAGGGTGGCTGGAACATAGGCCCGCAATATGCCGACAGCACGAACTACTCCGTACCCTTCCTCAACAACGCCCTGCGCGCCGGCGGCGTCGGCAAGGCCTCGATCGGCTGGCCGAAGAACGAGGCGATCGAGGCTCTCCGGACCGCTTTCCTCAAGGCGCCGGAGGCCGAGCAAGGCGCGATCGCCGACAAGATCCAGCAGGAGGCCTACACCGCCTCGCTCTATGGGTTGACCGGCCAGTACAAGCAGCTGACCGCCTATCGCAAATCCGTCGACGGCCTGATCGATTCACCGATCCCGCTGTTCTGGAACATCCGCAAGAAATGA
- a CDS encoding NAD-dependent succinate-semialdehyde dehydrogenase, with translation MMLDKPLLIAGSWRTPSGSRTGDVADPTTGAVIGKLGYAEAADVDAALEAARKGFAAWRAMTALERARILHRAAALVRERAEVMAQHMTREQGKPLAEARGEAGTAPEHIEWYAEEGRRAYGRVIPSRIPGARQIVVKEPVGPVAAFSPWNFPLAQLVRKIAGALAAGCSIIAKPPEEAPSACIELAKAFQEAGLPEGALNILFGVPAEISERLIASPVIRKVSFTGSVPVGKHLGALAGAQAKRATMELGGHAPFIVCDDVDLEAVVKLGVGLKFRNAGQVCASPTRFYVQDAIYDGFRAAFTEAAKAVKVGPGAAEGTQMGPLANARRLDAIQDFVADAVQHGAKLETGGRRIGNEGFFFEPTVLSDVPDSARIMRDEPFGPIAALLRVGSVDEAIERSNALPFGLAAFAFTRSTRRAAQFADGLESGMVSINHFGLAAAETPFGGIKDSGYGSEGGTEGLEAYLSTKFISQVGA, from the coding sequence ATCATGCTCGACAAGCCCCTTCTCATCGCCGGCAGCTGGCGCACACCGTCCGGCTCCCGCACCGGCGATGTCGCCGATCCCACCACGGGTGCGGTCATCGGCAAGCTCGGTTACGCCGAGGCCGCCGATGTCGACGCTGCCCTGGAGGCCGCGCGGAAGGGCTTCGCCGCCTGGCGCGCCATGACCGCGCTCGAACGCGCGCGCATCCTGCATCGCGCCGCCGCGCTGGTCCGCGAGCGCGCCGAGGTGATGGCGCAGCATATGACCCGCGAGCAGGGCAAGCCGCTGGCCGAGGCGCGGGGCGAAGCCGGCACCGCGCCCGAACACATCGAATGGTATGCAGAGGAAGGCCGGCGCGCCTATGGCCGGGTGATCCCCTCGCGCATTCCCGGCGCGCGCCAGATCGTCGTGAAGGAGCCGGTCGGCCCGGTCGCAGCCTTCAGCCCCTGGAACTTCCCGCTCGCCCAGCTCGTCCGCAAGATCGCCGGGGCGCTGGCAGCCGGCTGCTCGATCATCGCCAAGCCGCCGGAAGAGGCGCCCTCGGCCTGCATCGAACTCGCCAAAGCCTTTCAGGAGGCCGGCCTGCCCGAGGGCGCGCTCAACATCCTGTTCGGCGTGCCGGCGGAAATCTCGGAGCGGCTGATCGCCTCGCCGGTGATCCGCAAGGTCTCGTTCACCGGCTCGGTCCCGGTTGGCAAGCATCTCGGCGCGCTGGCGGGAGCGCAAGCGAAGCGCGCCACCATGGAGCTCGGCGGCCATGCCCCCTTCATCGTCTGCGACGACGTCGATCTCGAAGCAGTGGTGAAGCTGGGCGTCGGCCTGAAATTCCGCAATGCCGGCCAAGTCTGCGCCTCGCCGACGCGCTTTTATGTGCAAGATGCTATCTATGACGGCTTCCGCGCCGCCTTCACAGAAGCGGCCAAGGCGGTCAAGGTCGGCCCGGGCGCGGCCGAGGGCACGCAGATGGGCCCGCTCGCCAATGCCCGACGGCTCGATGCGATACAGGATTTCGTCGCCGATGCCGTCCAGCACGGCGCCAAGCTCGAAACCGGCGGCCGCCGCATCGGCAATGAGGGCTTCTTCTTCGAGCCGACCGTGCTGTCCGACGTCCCAGACAGCGCTCGCATCATGCGCGACGAACCGTTCGGGCCGATCGCGGCGCTGTTGCGGGTCGGCTCGGTCGACGAGGCGATCGAACGCTCAAATGCTCTGCCCTTTGGCCTCGCCGCCTTCGCCTTCACCCGCTCGACCCGGCGCGCCGCGCAATTCGCCGATGGGCTCGAGAGCGGCATGGTCTCGATCAACCATTTCGGCCTCGCTGCGGCCGAGACCCCGTTCGGCGGCATCAAAGATTCCGGCTACGGCAGCGAAGGCGGCACGGAGGGGCTCGAAGCCTATCTGTCGACCAAGTTCATCAGCCAGGTCGGCGCCTGA